tgcgTCTAGGTATTATATCTCAATTTTTTTGTTAGGTGAcatgaaaattttattataaaatatattatttgtaatagtatatgtttttttttaacttactTTTCTTTAAATCTCAAATGTCGTATTGCGTTAATATGGTAACATTTATCAAGAAGGCATATCCCCAAACACGAGAATCATAAGTGgtagttaatttttattttattgcatATGGTAAAAAATTCTCTAGGGGGCCTTGAGAATTGAGATATTGtatcaacttttttatttttaataattattgatgtTGTCATTGCATTCCTCATTCCCAAATGTGCAGTGTCACCATATAttcttttttgtattttgttGTCTAATTGACTTAGTTATTCGAGGACATTATTTAAACTTTGCTGGAAAAAGAAGGAAAATGTTTAGAATCTGATCGAAACtttgaattaaaaaattaatctaGACAATTAAAAATATCCCCTAATTCCTCCCTACATAAATAAAGAGAAGTGTAGGCTATATTCCTTCATCATCCTAATTATTCATGTCTTTAAAatcttattaaatattaaatacccTATAAGGATTATAGCATCAAATTTTATCATTATATTCCTAGTCTATATAAATAATCTCTTGTGCTTTAAATCTTTAGTTGGCTGTTCTTGATTTTTTATTATAgaaaaaaatcactttttaaatatgttatatagttaatatatttggactatgattttatatatttattatttaatatatttaaaaaacaaattttcttttttaacaaGATTAGTAATTTTAGTTCTAGTTCGATCGGATGAAGGAATTGGATTAAAGTTAGGTGCAATGAATTATCaatgtatttaatttatataattcaaaTGTATTGATGATTTAATGTATTTAAAAAGGAGAAAAGGgatcatgcactgacagtgtaaaatatttttacattgtcaaccaatcaccaccatgcatccaattaaaacattcttttatttaaaaaaaactttaataacatggcacattcatgactccctattggatgacagtgtaaaatagttttacactgtcagtgcactaccttttaactctttaaaaagtgaaaaaatttataataattattagagAGAATACTAATATGTACTACAGAGAGAGAACAAAAAAGATACAGCTAGATATGTGCATATTTTACAAATGATTGTGTCAACCTAACATATCTAAGGTATGAATAACCTGATTTATATATGTGCCAAATTCATGCAGCACACATAACCCCACCCTCTACCAAAATTAAATTCCAAAGTACAAAAAAAAGCTATATGATTCAGATTCTCATCAAAGGTTTAGAATTTAGATCATATCATATACACCTCTGATGATCCAGCTATGCATGCAGTCCCATCATaaatattttatggttttaattaTTGTTGAAGATTCTTTGTCCAGGTGATAGAATCATTCTTGGATCAAACTCATATTTTCTTTGTACAAAACTTTTCCATTTTTTAGGTCCAAAATGGTTTCTCCACTCTTCCTGTGTGCTGTAGTGGGGAAGATATAACTTATACTTAATTTCAGCATCTttgcaaaatttcaaaatttctatgTTTTGTGCATCAAAGGCTTTCCAGTTATCAAATCCACTTGAGTGCAAAAATCCAACGGCATAAAATATTTCATCCTCATTATCTGGTATTGTTGCTGACATCTTACTGTCCCAcctgaaaaaaaaataatttaattgattaattgattccTCATAACTagattttagtttaattaattagcTTTTTATAGGTTAATTAAGTGCTTACTTGTTTCTATTCATTGGATAAACTAAGACAGGTCCTGTGGTGATGTTTCTTTTTTGAATTATGTTGTTGAAAACACCTAGATTAAAATCCATGATTCTTGATTTTGGAACAAACATGTTAAGCCATGGATGAGGAACATCCCATAGTCCTTGTGATTGAAGCTTCAACTCTCCACTTCTCACTCTATTCAAGAACTCAACAAATGATAcatttttttcataataaaatcCAGGGATATAGTTTAGTCCTTGTACCAATGTTTGAATTTCCTACACAAACatgaaaaatataaattagtCCAGTTGATAGCAATAGAGACATTCAATTATAGAGATATTCAACTACAGAGACATTCAACTGCAGTTGATAGCAACAAAGACATTCAACTACAGTAAATAGAATCAGAGACATTCAATTGCAAAGATATTCAACTGTAGTTGATAGCGACAGAGACATTTAACTACAGAGACATTCAATTGCATTTGATAACGGAAAAGATATTGAACTGTAATTGATATGATATAGACATTCAACTGCTGAGATGCAGATTCAAACTATAGATACTCGGGTAGAGGTCCGATAATTAAACTACTAgaccaaaaaaaatatattaaaaaaagtaataattaaaaaatagaatgtACCTTGTTGAGAGTGTTTTGAGAATGGTGATCATAGTATTTGGCAATTTCCAAACAATAGAGGACCCTATGTTGAGTAACTAGGGAAAGTATCCTGTGATGGTCGGTTaaagggaagaaagaagatctccAATTATTTATGGGTCCTTGATGCATTAACACCATCCCTTCCAAATAATCCAATTTACTCTTTTTGCTTAAAATTAAACTTTCTTGATCTTTAGTAAAATCTGTAAAATCACTATACAAAAGTCTAATCCATTTTACCTgcatgaaaatcaaataaaaattcacCATTAATATATTCATTCAAATATCTTAATATCAAATGTATTTCAATCAAAACTTGAATTAAATACATTCaacttttttggattttttttctgcTTTTAATTGATTCTAGAAGTATTATAGTGGAAACAAAAACATAGTCATGCACATGTAAAGAATACAAAATAAAGGACAACGAGGACAAAAATAATTATATGGCCCTTTTTATTGGCACAATCACTTATTAAGGTCTCATATACAGTCACAATCATTATAAAAGTACTTCTGaaatttttctccttttttcaaaacaactatttaattgttttcattcttatgaaTCTTACATTATCTATACATGTGGCTATAACTTAATTGTCGcattatttaattttgtattttttttgttcaTGGATGTGTAAAATACTACACTACAAGGACAATAATTAGATGCTCTtgtaaagtttgattttgatataTGGTTGAACAATTAATGTGACAACATAGAAGAATTGGGATTATTATGAATGGTTGGAAGAAGAAGCTAGCAACAAGACAAAAAAATTTAGtctattttttcttctattttgaaAAGTGTACGTACCCTCTTTGGTGCTGCCTCAAGAGCTATTCTTGCCTTTGTGATTATTCCAAATTGTCCTAAACCACCAAGGACACCGTGAAATAGTTCTGAATTCTTCTGTTTAGAGCATGTTACAAATTCTCCTTTTCCTGAAAAAAAAGTACcaaataatcaaattttattaagtatttaaattaattatttgactacaaaaaagaaatatttatgtATCATATGGTTTATAATCAAGTATCATATATAGTAAAGAACtccataaatatttaatatacaaATTATTTACATCTCTACATTTGATGTGTGAGTTTTCGAGAAAAATAAAGCAGTCTGAAGTTTTTGAAGaccatatataaattaaattttgagagagagaaaaattaaaacatggttctattttgttttgatttaaccATGACAAATATTTTACGAAGGATTTTTAATCATAATTTACATGtgttaaattttgaattttatacGATAATCCGTATTGTATACCTTCATAACGGCTCTCTtttctaaataaatttaaattggaAAAAGTATTATATACAATTTTATATGATAACATAATAtataataaacaataaactacttGCATGCATACATATTCCTTAAAAAGCATACGGGTAAAgttcaaaatatttattattttaattaaaattattatagttAAGGAATTGACCTAAGTAGACTTGGACCAAACAACATATAAAACCAACAGcctataaaataaaaagaaaaaataggaCTAGACTATGTCGACAATGTGAACTGTGTGCATAGGTTTAGAATTTTTCAAAAACATGACCGGGTGGAAATTACTTATTAACTTCTCCAAAATATCAGAACAAGAATCTCTTAACAACCACGAAATTTGGTAGTAATAGTAAATAGgagaaatttaataataaaaaacaatccaaaacaacatataagaaactttataataaaaaataaagctaTAAAAGTTCTGTGATGGAATCTAATGAAAGTCTTTATGATACTAAAACTAAAACAGATTATTTGTTAAATCTTAAGATATGTCTTTTTATAAAAAGAAGTTAGAAAAGTTTTCCTTTATATGTCACTGTGCATTGTAAAGCCAACATGCACATGGAAGTTCCTTAGTTTCTCCATTTCTATCTGTTTTTATCTAAAATCAAATGGATTGTGACACAACAGGTCCTGactcttgaaaaaaaaaaatcataaatttcaacTATAATTTACAAAGCAATTTACATCGATCTAATATATCATCAAGCAAACGATACCAATAAACGGCCACGACAAAACCTTATTAGAAAGTGTTGATACCAATAATGTTATTcacaatttttattataaaaaataaattatggttAATTTACACCGTGATGACCGTAATCAGTATCGTAACACCTATATCAATTGAAATCGCAAACTTTTATGCGACCACAACCATTAGTTAAATCATTGAGTATATGAACTCTGAATTTAACCCTAGTCACAAATAATCTTAATATAAACTATCATTAAGTTAGACACCAACACCAAAGTTCAAACTCTTGATCTCATAGTTGTATGTGTGAATTTTTAGCTGTTATTACCACTTCGTGAacttataaaagaaaaatatattagatgcagaAGAAAATGTTGATGTATATACATACCAGTAACAACATCCAATTGATGAACAGTGGAAATTTGAGGTCCATAACGAAACGTTTGTCCACTAATTCCAGCATTAGAGAGTGTTCCACCAACAGTCAAGTAAAGATAATCAGTCCAAGAAACAGGTGCAAGTCCATATTCAAGTGTTTCATATAAAACATCAATCCACAGTTGTTCCCCACCAACATCCACATAGTATCCAACCTTAGCATCTCCAAATACCTTAATCCCCTCATTAAcatttttcattttaatattaTTCCTAACATCTCCTCTTTCTCTTAACCCTTTTATGTCCACAACGACTCCGTCACGTGCCATGGCTTGTCCGCGCGTCGAATGACCTTGTCCTCTTGCCGCTATACGAAAAGGGACAGAACTGTTGAACGACAGCTTGATGAGAGTTGCTATGTCGTTCACAGTTGTCGGACGAAACACCGCGGCTGGTAATTCGTGTACGAGGTTGCCGTAGTCGGTTGAAGCTTCTTCAAGGGCTTTTGGGTTGGTTATGATTTTTTCAGatatgttgttgtttgttgtggaTAACTCTGTTGGTAGTGATGATTTCCATTGCTCGGTTTTTCCAACAGTGGATATTAAACGTGGGATGGTTATTATTAAGAGAATGAAGTATATTGGAAAAGGGTAACTCAtggcctttttttttttttgtgtggatggagagaatgaatatgagagaaattgtttttggttttgtgATGAAGTGATGAGGTTTGGTGATGAGAGAAGGGGAAAGAGGGAGGGGGCTATAAATAGAATAGAAGAAGACTTTGCATGATAAAAGATGGAAATAGTGTGTGTTTAGAGAGAGAGAAGAATCTTTTGtcttttaggtttaataattgaAAATTGCTTGACTTTATTATAACTTGCAGGGGGAAAAGATTTTATGACAGTTGTTAATTcaatatata
The Vicia villosa cultivar HV-30 ecotype Madison, WI unplaced genomic scaffold, Vvil1.0 ctg.000832F_1_1, whole genome shotgun sequence DNA segment above includes these coding regions:
- the LOC131631487 gene encoding cytokinin dehydrogenase 3-like — its product is MSYPFPIYFILLIITIPRLISTVGKTEQWKSSLPTELSTTNNNISEKIITNPKALEEASTDYGNLVHELPAAVFRPTTVNDIATLIKLSFNSSVPFRIAARGQGHSTRGQAMARDGVVVDIKGLRERGDVRNNIKMKNVNEGIKVFGDAKVGYYVDVGGEQLWIDVLYETLEYGLAPVSWTDYLYLTVGGTLSNAGISGQTFRYGPQISTVHQLDVVTGKGEFVTCSKQKNSELFHGVLGGLGQFGIITKARIALEAAPKRVKWIRLLYSDFTDFTKDQESLILSKKSKLDYLEGMVLMHQGPINNWRSSFFPLTDHHRILSLVTQHRVLYCLEIAKYYDHHSQNTLNKEIQTLVQGLNYIPGFYYEKNVSFVEFLNRVRSGELKLQSQGLWDVPHPWLNMFVPKSRIMDFNLGVFNNIIQKRNITTGPVLVYPMNRNKWDSKMSATIPDNEDEIFYAVGFLHSSGFDNWKAFDAQNIEILKFCKDAEIKYKLYLPHYSTQEEWRNHFGPKKWKSFVQRKYEFDPRMILSPGQRIFNNN